One window from the genome of Pyxidicoccus xibeiensis encodes:
- a CDS encoding alpha/beta hydrolase family protein, with product MDSLLNRRSLLRGSLGLAGGLALLRATPAEALARPTAASAASAATASRAEPRPWWELGLLADPVMENQLLHFLAATYSAQADIGEVLDTAHRIDVGDDWSWPTEWVSTADRIRAMGDASLARRHRHSAGHAYLRAANYYRAALIHHPEPGHPSVLETGRKAVDAYDKALALLRIPAVAVRIPYEHTTLPGYFFRSPHARGKAPVLIFQQGRDAWPEESKYVIDAALERGYHCLIVHAPGQGMAIREQHLPFRPDWEKVITPVIDFAVRIAGVDPRRIALLGWSMGGALVPRAAAFERRIKLLIPNPGVLSWGQSMFDQFNAMFPEVMALLDTNPQAFDAAMAQLMDAVFLYRWYMRDSMSKHGARSPSDLMFKLREFTNVPVVDRIRCRTLVMDGTAEAYSGGQAKQLYDALSCPKDYLLFTAEDTGLLHCQEAAQAVANHRMFDWFDEYI from the coding sequence ATGGACTCCCTGCTGAATCGCCGCTCCCTCCTTCGCGGCAGTCTGGGCCTTGCTGGAGGCCTCGCGCTGCTGCGCGCCACCCCCGCCGAGGCCCTTGCGCGCCCCACGGCCGCCTCGGCCGCCTCGGCCGCCACCGCATCCCGCGCGGAGCCGCGGCCCTGGTGGGAGCTGGGGCTGCTGGCCGACCCGGTCATGGAGAACCAGTTGCTGCACTTCCTGGCCGCGACCTACAGCGCCCAGGCGGACATCGGCGAGGTGCTCGACACCGCGCACCGCATCGACGTGGGTGACGACTGGAGCTGGCCCACCGAGTGGGTCAGCACCGCCGACCGCATCCGCGCGATGGGGGATGCGAGCCTCGCCAGGAGGCACCGGCACAGCGCGGGCCATGCCTACCTGCGGGCCGCCAACTACTACCGCGCCGCCTTGATTCATCACCCCGAGCCCGGCCACCCGAGCGTGCTTGAGACCGGACGCAAGGCGGTCGACGCGTACGACAAGGCGCTCGCCCTGCTCAGGATTCCCGCCGTCGCCGTGCGGATTCCCTACGAGCACACGACGCTGCCCGGCTACTTCTTCCGCTCGCCGCACGCGCGCGGCAAGGCCCCGGTGCTCATCTTCCAGCAGGGCCGCGACGCCTGGCCGGAGGAATCCAAGTATGTGATTGATGCCGCCCTGGAGCGGGGCTACCACTGCCTCATCGTCCATGCCCCCGGCCAGGGCATGGCCATCCGCGAGCAGCACCTCCCCTTCCGTCCCGACTGGGAGAAGGTCATCACGCCGGTCATCGACTTCGCCGTCCGCATCGCCGGGGTGGACCCCCGCAGAATCGCCCTGCTGGGCTGGAGCATGGGCGGCGCGCTCGTGCCGCGTGCCGCGGCCTTCGAGCGGCGCATCAAGCTGTTGATTCCCAACCCCGGGGTCCTGAGCTGGGGACAGTCCATGTTCGACCAGTTCAACGCCATGTTCCCCGAGGTCATGGCGCTGCTCGACACGAACCCACAGGCCTTCGATGCAGCCATGGCCCAGCTCATGGACGCGGTGTTCCTGTACCGCTGGTACATGCGGGACTCCATGTCCAAGCACGGCGCCCGCTCGCCCTCGGACCTGATGTTCAAGCTCCGCGAGTTCACCAACGTGCCGGTCGTCGACCGCATCCGCTGCCGCACCCTCGTCATGGACGGCACCGCCGAGGCCTACTCCGGAGGCCAGGCGAAGCAGCTCTACGACGCCCTCTCCTGCCCCAAGGACTACCTGCTCTTCACGGCGGAGGACACCGGCCTCCTGCACTGCCAGGAGGCCGCCCAGGCCGTCGCCAACCACCGCATGTTCGACTGGTTCGACGAGTACATCTGA
- a CDS encoding MATE family efflux transporter, with translation MSGAIDSGVVVEPGPGVAVAPRGSTLQESLLHGPILGTLLRMAVPTTLVLIAQALVGVAETWYVSFLGTDALAGVSLVFPIQMLMTMMSNGGIGSGVASAVARAVGARRLADADALVWHAVVLGLVLGLAFTVLAWLLGPMLYGALGGEAGALAAALEYSNYVFAGSIPFWVVNLLAAALRGAGNVRVPALVTLTGAALMIVVSPALIFGFGPVPALGIAGAGLAMLLYYVGAALWLLRHLASGRSQVRLAPGPLEPRLLRDILRVGLPAALSAVQPNLTVIVITGVVGLFGVEALAGYGMASRLDYLLIPLLFGMGTSVLTLVGTNVGAGQHERARRIAWLGGWLGFGGAGAIGLAVAVVPEVWLRLFSTDPAVLAPGVAYLRIVAPFYALLGLGFVQGFAAQGAGRVLWPFLAGTARMVIAAGVGWLVVARLGAGLPALFATVAAALVAFAGVMVAAMLTGRVFRSTPQ, from the coding sequence ATGAGCGGAGCCATCGACAGTGGCGTGGTGGTGGAGCCGGGGCCCGGAGTCGCGGTGGCTCCCAGGGGCTCCACCCTCCAGGAGTCCCTCCTGCACGGGCCCATCCTCGGGACGCTGCTGAGGATGGCGGTGCCCACCACCCTGGTGCTGATTGCCCAGGCGTTGGTGGGCGTGGCCGAGACCTGGTACGTGAGCTTTCTCGGCACCGACGCGCTGGCCGGCGTGTCGCTGGTGTTCCCCATCCAGATGTTGATGACGATGATGTCCAACGGGGGCATTGGCAGTGGGGTTGCGTCCGCGGTGGCCCGGGCCGTCGGTGCCCGGAGGCTGGCCGACGCGGACGCGCTGGTCTGGCACGCCGTGGTGCTGGGGCTCGTGCTGGGGCTGGCCTTCACCGTCCTCGCCTGGCTGCTGGGGCCGATGCTGTACGGGGCCCTGGGCGGCGAGGCGGGCGCGCTGGCCGCCGCGCTCGAGTACTCGAACTACGTGTTCGCCGGCTCGATACCGTTCTGGGTCGTCAACCTGCTCGCGGCGGCGCTGCGGGGCGCGGGGAACGTCCGGGTGCCGGCGCTGGTGACGCTGACGGGCGCGGCGCTGATGATTGTCGTCTCACCCGCGCTCATCTTCGGCTTCGGCCCGGTGCCCGCGCTGGGCATCGCGGGCGCGGGGCTGGCGATGTTGCTGTACTACGTCGGGGCGGCGCTCTGGCTGTTGCGGCACCTGGCGTCGGGGCGCTCCCAGGTCCGCCTGGCTCCAGGGCCGCTGGAGCCCCGGCTGCTGCGCGACATCCTGCGCGTGGGGCTGCCGGCGGCGCTGAGCGCGGTGCAGCCCAACCTGACGGTGATTGTCATCACCGGCGTGGTGGGCCTCTTCGGTGTCGAGGCCCTGGCCGGCTACGGCATGGCCTCGCGGCTGGACTACCTGCTCATCCCGCTCCTGTTCGGCATGGGCACCTCCGTGCTCACGCTGGTGGGCACCAACGTGGGGGCCGGCCAGCACGAGCGCGCGCGGCGGATTGCGTGGCTCGGGGGCTGGCTCGGCTTCGGAGGGGCGGGCGCCATCGGGCTCGCCGTCGCCGTGGTGCCGGAGGTCTGGCTGCGCCTCTTCAGCACGGACCCCGCGGTGCTGGCGCCTGGCGTGGCCTACCTGCGCATCGTCGCGCCGTTCTACGCGCTGCTGGGCCTGGGCTTCGTGCAGGGCTTCGCCGCACAGGGGGCGGGCCGGGTGCTCTGGCCGTTCCTCGCTGGCACCGCGCGCATGGTCATCGCGGCGGGCGTGGGGTGGCTCGTCGTCGCCCGGCTGGGCGCGGGACTGCCCGCGCTGTTCGCCACCGTGGCCGCCGCCCTGGTCGCCTTTGCCGGGGTGATGGTGGCGGCGATGCTGACGGGGAGGGTCTTCCGCTCCACGCCGCAGTAG